The Planococcus versutus genome contains a region encoding:
- a CDS encoding bifunctional folylpolyglutamate synthase/dihydrofolate synthase, producing the protein MIIGLEHYKSKWNIHTDSAIHPGLEAITAALEEFGNPHKVGKFIHLAGTNGKGSTATFLSAILRAHGYRVGTFYSPCIEDLHDQIQVDGKPISSQELNVVMKQLSCLQTPVTDFELLTLVAFIVFENHALDFILIEAGMGGALDSTNVIDSEIAIIPSISIDHTNFLGETIEKIAWHKAGIIKKWKPVVIGNLPEEALKLVQQTADNLHAEVIQPKKQLTVPLKLKGSHQLGNATLALEAAKELISKEFDEEKSLNALSSATLAYRFEEIFPGVIFDGAHNQAGAEALVKTVQETFPDRPVHIVMGILKGKDYKNVLRQLETISDHFTFVDFDDDRALSSKILFSENRSKRKTILKSYDILPVYNKEEVTIVTGSLYLLTLLNDAEKLFFSLYRV; encoded by the coding sequence ACTTGAAGCGATTACAGCAGCGCTCGAAGAGTTTGGAAATCCGCATAAAGTTGGAAAGTTTATTCACTTAGCCGGAACAAATGGCAAAGGATCTACAGCAACTTTTTTGTCAGCAATTTTGCGAGCACACGGTTATCGTGTGGGTACTTTTTACTCTCCGTGTATTGAAGACCTCCATGATCAAATTCAAGTCGATGGAAAACCCATTAGCTCACAGGAACTAAATGTAGTTATGAAACAATTGAGTTGTTTACAAACACCAGTAACCGATTTTGAACTATTAACGCTGGTTGCATTTATCGTTTTTGAAAATCATGCACTTGACTTTATCCTTATTGAAGCAGGGATGGGAGGAGCGCTTGACAGCACAAACGTCATCGATTCAGAAATTGCTATTATCCCGTCGATCTCTATTGATCATACCAATTTCTTAGGAGAAACCATAGAAAAAATCGCTTGGCATAAAGCAGGGATTATAAAAAAATGGAAGCCTGTCGTCATTGGCAACTTGCCAGAAGAAGCTTTGAAACTCGTTCAGCAAACGGCGGATAACCTTCACGCTGAAGTCATTCAACCAAAAAAACAACTAACCGTGCCATTAAAATTAAAAGGATCTCATCAACTTGGAAACGCTACGTTAGCACTTGAAGCTGCTAAAGAGTTAATAAGCAAAGAATTTGATGAAGAAAAATCTTTAAACGCTTTATCTTCTGCTACGCTTGCTTATCGATTTGAAGAAATCTTTCCTGGTGTTATTTTTGACGGAGCACATAATCAGGCAGGTGCGGAAGCACTTGTTAAAACTGTGCAAGAAACTTTTCCAGATCGCCCTGTTCATATTGTTATGGGAATTTTGAAAGGAAAAGACTATAAAAACGTGTTGCGTCAGTTAGAAACGATAAGCGATCATTTTACATTTGTTGACTTTGATGATGACCGAGCATTGTCATCAAAAATATTATTTTCAGAAAATAGAAGTAAAAGGAAGACAATTCTAAAATCGTATGATATATTACCTGTATATAATAAAGAGGAAGTGACTATAGTCACTGGTTCTCTTTACCTGTTAACGCTACTAAATGATGCGGAAAAGTTGTTTTTTAGTCTTTATCGAGTCTAA